TCTGCACTCGCAGCTGGAGATTGAGAATGAGGCTGTTCGTGTGGCCTCTTTGAATCTGCTCAGTGCCATTGTTGGTGCCGACTGTAAGTAACACAGGAGCAACTGTGCCAGCTGCCCTCTTGGCCAACATGCTGAGGGTTAAGTTGGGGAcatccagagcagggccggctttaggaagtgcggggtctGATTCGTGGgacttgtactcaccaggcggcgctccgagtctttggcagcaggtccttcattcgctccgagtcttcggtggcacttcggctgTGGCTCCTTCAtgtgctgccgaagagccggagggagtgaaggacccgccactgaagtgccgccaaagaccccgaGCGCCGCCTGGTGAGTAAAAATTGAAAAGGCCACTGGGCACGGGGCCCTGTTAGGCGTGGagtgcagggccctcttaggcacaggagaatcgggggaatcggcctaaagccggccctgatccagagctaaaagcatgagctactatagattgagctaaagaaccaaggCTTTGTAGGCACGgcagggctgtaacagactcatcgcCTCTGCAAATGGGGCACAGAGTCTCTATAACACACAGTCACCAGTGGTTTGGATCTCCACTAAGGGACCAAATGCTGCCCTAAATTACCCCCCTATGGCCACCCAGAAATCAACAGGTTCAACTAAGTGCTGAATGTAGCCCAAGATATTTTTCAACTTCAAATACAGAAGTTAACTTGGGGCTAATGCATGTTAACAATAAtcagatacaaataaaataggacTCCTGACTCGATATTCGTCAGTATTATACACTATAGATTCTGAGTtctgttatactggtgtaaacacAGATTAACTTCAATGACCTCAGTCTATCTAACGCTTTTATAAGATTTCCATCATGGTAGTATGATGGCACTCATTATAGAAGTGGAattactttagatttacactggtgtaactgagaccagagtCTGGTCCTATGTTTTTCCCATTGATTCTGTAGATGAGAGAAGCTCGGTACTATTCTTAAATAGGGCCCTTTGAAATCCAGGATTAATTCCAATGTGGAAAGTGAGTGAGTGGAACAAAAAAGTACTGTACACCTCTCCTTATCTTTCAGTGCCCGAGACAAAAGTTAAAAAGTTTCTGATTGTGAAGGCAGTGAAATCCACTCTCAGTGATCAGAATGCTAAGGTAAGATTGTGTGTGGAgcagtgaaatatttcaatttttttcaatgaTATGGGATGAATGGATATCTGGGTGGAGCTTTCATTCAGATCCAGAGGAGAGACTGCAGACTAGAGAAGGCATGTCATTCTCCTGCCTGTGTTAAATGTAGCCATGTTTATAATCTAAGGAGATAAACTCAAAAGCATAAGGACTCTCATATCCTATCTCCTATTTCAGGCAGAAGGGATAACAAGAACTCTTGTGTGTAATCTCTACCCTTGCAGGTGAGGAAGGCAGTTCTTCATTTCATCAGGAGGCTGCTCAGTTCAGGAAGTGTGGAGAATTGTGTAGAATGGGATATGGTAGCATATGTTTTCCACGAGTTCAGTGTGTCCACCAGCAAACTGGTAAGGAGAGTTCTTAACACGTAGGACTCGGTCCTACCATTCTTGCATGCTGATTGCTCCCCTTGCCTTCTGTGGGAGTTTTGACTCAGGGACAGCTGGACTGAATGATTAGAGCCAGAATCTGatcagttatattggtgtaaagtcaaggtaactccactgactttagtggcgttactctggatttatactagtgtaacagagatcagaatctcacaCTGGGTAATTACATCTAACAGAGTTATCGAGGTTACTCAAACCTCTGATGAGACATTGAAACTTCTGAAAacaccatttttcagtgaaatgttcttgtacaaggaagcacatctttttgttttcaatagacTCTCCAGAGAACATAATGATGCCCAATTCTGTGGCTGTTGAAGCATACCTAAACTATCAGCAAAACACCGAGGTTATGCAGGCTGCATCCCAGACTGTCAGGAGCCTGGAAAAGCTTGCTGCATATTTCCCTCACTACATACTCTACTCTACATGTActagtttaaaaatatcttcaatcCGTATTTCTATCCATGGACACAGCCAGGGGCTCCAGACACTTTGTGCTCCATGACTGGATCCATGATATGTATTAACATAAACAGTTCAACTTTACAGTAAGTTGTTGATAGAATCACACTCACTACACACAGAATGACCCAAGCTGGTTGGGGCATCAGAACAAACAGAGTGGATCCCCCTGGTTCTGCATATTTATTTCCACTGGGCAGAGGCTGAATGTTTTTCCTCAAAGATAAAAAGATGAAAcagtttttcaaatttaaaaaaacttaacgCTGTTGGGGAAACTCTTTTGTGTTCAGTGAATCATTCCCTTCACTTTAGGGTTTTCCTAAGCCTGGAATCTGACCCACCAGTTAGGAGTTTCTATTATTCTCTTTCCTTCAGATGTTTGTGCACTTCCAGTGCAATATAAAAGTAGGCATAGGTCAATGTTCAAGATGGCTTCGTAAGAGAAGGACACTGATTCTATAGCCAGTGTCTTACTACTAGCTCTATAGAACTTATTAGCTATCTCACAGCAGGGTACAACACTTCTCACCCAGGCTATTCAAGAAGAAAGCACTATCCAAACCCTGTGCATTGACATCCTGCAATGTCTGGACACCTCAGTCAGTGGAATGACCCAAGTAAGTGCCCTGTTACTACTGCTTCTTGAAATAGGGACGTTGTTCCTTGTACCTCTCCACAAGGAAGCTCTTTGCACAGTCAGCATAATGGAGGAACAACATATCAAATTCATGTCAGGGATAGTGTGACCCCTTCATCATGGAGTAAGTGGTTCACATTAGAGAAAAGATGTAAAGCAACTTAACTGGAAGGAATCATGTTGCAGAGATCTTCTCTTAATTCTTTCCACTGTCTGAGTGCAACTTCCCCTTAGATCCCCCATGAATACTTCTGATTTGGTGATCCTGGATTTGAACAGATATTGGGGCTGGAAGTGTGCCTTCTATAGGTCTGTAAAGTTCTGGGTGAGTTTATGGTGCTATCTAAATAGCTCCATAATGCTctaatgcagggaaagaggattcACCAAACTAGGCAGTGTATTTAAAAGACAGAGTGCAGGGGCACCGGACAGGTAGAGTGagatgttggggagagagagatgaggtgatAGGTTAGGGAAGGGTCAGTGATGAATAAAAGGAGAAGCTACATGACAGGGAGGGATTCAGACAGCAGGAtactggaggtgggggaatggaAATAGCTATGTACTGAACAGTCTCGCTCTTCTCTGCAGGTGTTATGGCCAAGGCTTCTGGAGTATGTGGTGCCAGCTCAGTACACTGGTACTTTGAAGCCTCTCTGCAGATGCCTTAGAGAACTGGCtgagaaaaagcagcaggaaggagaagaagctgCTTGCCTCGACTACAGTGGACCAGGTTTATAACAGAAACTCTTTCATTTATTCTCTCCAGGCCCTATGAAATGAACAGATTCAGTCTGCTCCAGTTCTCTCGTCTGCAATCAGGAGGCTAAAATGAAtgagggatggtcttgtgattacaaCATGGCCATGGGAGGGAGCTAGGAAACGTGGGTTCTCTTCCCGCCTTGCCACCAAAATTCtgatgtgaccttggggaaatcacttgatctttctctctcagcttccccacttgTGAAATGAAGGAGTAATTAATGCCAACCTCTTAGAGGTGCTGTGAGGCggaattcattcatgtttgtaaagcattttgagatgctcagactgaaagcactatggaaatgcaaattattatcagCTGTATTCAACATTGGTGGGCACGTTGGAAATGGATAGGTGAATAACATCAGCAGGACTCTCTGCAAAGCCTGGCATCATTAATGCTATTCTGTTTCTTTCCCTAGTGAAACTCCCtacaccccaggggctgctggcgcGACTCCTGGTGAGTAGACCATGAAAATAGGTTTTCTGCGAAATGTGAAGTGGGACAGTTAACTATAAAAATCGGTTTTATAGCTAGATGCTTATAGACAGGCTGAGGAATGTGTAtgattgggtctctctctctccaccctctcctGAGACACACTGTTCTGCATCCTCGTACTAGCTAGAATGCTTGCTTCTTCAGGAAGACACTGCAGTAGAAGCAAAAACTCTATTGTACGATCTCCACAATGAGAGAGTCTGAACTATTCCCTCCTTCAGGAACAAACTGGCGTTGTGCTGACAAAACttagcctgttctttctctctcattgacaGGTAGTAGCCTCATCCCCttatgaaagagaaggacatggatGTGCTGCCTTGCAATTACTGAAGGCCCTGCGCTACAATATCCATGCAGCAGTGGGTGAGATGTGGGTAGTAaagatcccacctctgctgcaGTACGTTGAAGGTAAAGTGCTAGTTAGGAGGAGTGCGGTCCATGGAAGGGAAGCCACAAAATGCAGCTTCGTATTGACATGTGTTGTGCCATTCCTGTTGCAGTACATGAGAACAGTGGGGAATTGAAGTTGGGGTTCTGGGCCCTCACTTTTCCTTCACCTGGATAACTGGGAAccactggggtaaatccagagtttaaccactgaggccaattcaatcagggcagaatcaggccaggAAGGTTTCAGCTGAATGGAAATTTTACAGCAGTTCCCCCCACACCTTTGCTAGGTTATTAGTTGGGAAGGTGAATACACATGAAGCTGGAggtttgtgaaatattttggggttACATATATAGTCTGATTttggaaactgaatttttctgaaaattaaaccCCATGTTTACTTTCAAGGGTGATTCAATTAAAAAACCCAGAGTTTTCTTTCTGTAAGGAAACCCGAGCCATAAAAGTTAGGTTGGCCAAGTGGCTGCCCTTTGTAGAATCTAGGTATTGTGGGCCTAAAAATGTCTTTCACCAATTTTACAGTGGTATGAATCTATTGACCTCCgtggaaaaaacccttcaatCAGTGTAggccaagggtaggcaacctatggcacgtgtgccaaaggcggcacgcgagttgattttcagtggcactcacactgcctgggtcctggccactggtccagggggctctgcattttaatttaattttaaatgaagcttcttaaacattttaaaaaccttatttactttacatacaacaatagttttatataatagacttatagaaagagaccttcttaaaacgttaaaatgtattactggcacgtaaaaccttaaatcagagtgaataaatgaagactcggcacaccacttctgaaaggttgccgacccctggtgtaggttgtgtctacactatggggttatggCTAATGACATAGCTGTGCCAGTATAGTCTCTGTGGAGTATGACAGACCCTATGTGGAGCACAAACCCGATATCTTTCTGA
The sequence above is drawn from the Chrysemys picta bellii isolate R12L10 unplaced genomic scaffold, ASM1138683v2 scaf2090, whole genome shotgun sequence genome and encodes:
- the LOC135980178 gene encoding maestro heat-like repeat-containing protein family member 1, whose product is MVAYVFHEFSVSTSKLAIQEESTIQTLCIDILQCLDTSVSGMTQVLWPRLLEYVVPAQYTGTLKPLCRCLRELAEKKQQEGEEAACLDYSGPVKLPTPQGLLARLLVVASSPYEREGHGCAALQLLKALRYNIHAAVGEMWVVKIPPLLQYVE